A single region of the Anguilla anguilla isolate fAngAng1 chromosome 17, fAngAng1.pri, whole genome shotgun sequence genome encodes:
- the LOC118217274 gene encoding caskin-1-like isoform X5: protein MGKDQELLQAVKTEDLITVQKLLQRPKPGKAKLLGSAKKVNVNFQDIDGFAALHHAALNGNLELISLLLESQATVDIRDQKGMRPLHYAAWQGKAEPMKLLLKCGSSVNGQSDEGQIPLHLSAQHGHYDVSEMLLQHQSNPCIVDIAGKTPLDLACEFGRVGVVQLLLSSNMCAALLEPKPNDSTDPNGTSPLHLAAKNGHIDIIRLLIQAGIDINRQTKAGTALHEAALCGKTEAVRLLLDSGINAAVRNTYNQTALDIVHQFTTTQASKEIKQLLRDASAALQVRALKDYCNNYDLTSLNIKAGDVITVLEQHPDGRWKGCIHDNRTGNDRVGYFPSSLVEVISKRAGGDRSSGGSTSSTASVRSSASGQSAHVLHAQAEGVKLLATVLSQSAKAKEHLLEQSKSVEQSTGSSSRTQSSSSCPFHEQSYGEAGPARKGEVPPEGKDITAPAVTKPSHRKKMTSEMNKLSMTEGLPDHKPGSLAEWLSLIGLSQYYQVLIHNGYENIDFITDITWDDLQEIGITKLGHQKKLMMAVKKLAELQKGSEGRAVQRRKPSQSSEGPDAPAHDGAECMSPKLSSFQDSELSGELQAALSGAAQEGAEPQWGRGPQENSLGKRRDSEEGGGAPRKEARVARQSSQAQGMQRPNAPPSAPPTLSKTRQAAPSYTPPQTPTKTKPSSPQTTAPPQAAGKMKSAQHLPQAERVPSARPPPQSPTHKSHAHSVTQTPEGEDSPASGPAPSPPVSVPLLCLPPEGEEPQGDQGTPKKRAHSLVRYAVSDGEQDREEPAPTDAGKQGTVPNRMGRSNSVRGQSEKSASRAQAIALRQRKKGPPPPPPKRSSSAISSPNLADQPKEEVRDGGGAGAGALLDVSYHQQRRASDLGGAVDTGSAGSVRSIAAMLEMSSIGGGVKALQKPLAGGGQHYLQGSPERARGGVPHGGGKHREGVGLDGEVVNRRRTISGPVTELVAAARRDRLPQDTASGPPQGGTPTGPGAGPPENPPSAEDAHLSIKPGEGEGPGDGPPDSAHALPQDELSRMDATATLKRRPRSRHQQDGVKFQLTESSTVKRRPKSREKDPEPPLDAQLLAPYQNGTETGTIKRRPASDTGGAEQPQGDGDGAPRRDSAELGPPGGQSTPRKPAKPPVSPKPVLAQHMRKPGPATAPPGPGGPDSLGSEGKRVPPAVSPKPTPPPTAPKPAKVQGVLQPVGPAPHPSPSPAKQPSGPVATTPPPVSASPPKPLSPPAQSPQTPLTPQTPLTPHTPSPTPPPVKPPRSSISGTSIDSGSTTDTAQQKLEETSASLAAALQAVEEKIKQDNSSVAQDKTTVSILDDIGSMFDDLADQLDAMLE, encoded by the exons CTTCGCCGCGCTGCATCATGCCGCCCTGAACGGCAACCTGGAGCTCATCTCGCTGCTGCTGGAGTCCCAGGCCACGGTGGATATCAGGGACCAGAAGG GGATGCGGCCCCTGCACTACGCTGCCTGGCAGGGTAAGGCAGAGCCCATGAAACTGCTGCTGAAATGTGGCTCTTCAGTGAACGGCCAATCGGACGAGGGCCAGATTCCCCTGCATCTGTCTGCACAGCATGGACACTATGATGTG TCAGAGATGCTGTTGCAGCACCAGTCTAACCCCTGCATCGTGGACATCGCTGGGAAAACCCCCTTAGACCTGGCCTGTGAATTCGGCAGAGTCGGA GTGGTGCAGCTGCTTCTCAGCAGTAATATGtgcgccgccctgctggagcCCAAACCCAACGACTCCACCGACCCCAACGGGACCAGCCCCCTGCACCTCGCCGCCAAGAACGGCCACATCGACATCATCAG GTTGCTGATCCAGGCCGGCATCGACATCAACAGGCAGACCAAGGCGGGCACTGCCCTCCATGAAGCGGCGCTTTGCGGGAAAACGGAGGCAGTTCGTCTGCTGCTGGAC AGCGGCATCAATGCTGCCGTGAGGAACACGTACAACCAGACTGCCCTGGATATTGTGCATCAGTTTACCACCACCCAGGCCAGCAAGGAGATCAAACAACTGCTgcgag ACGCCTCCGCAGCCCTGCAGGTGAGAGCTCTGAAAGATTACTGTAACAACTATGACCTCACCAGCCTGAATATCAAAGCAGGGGACGTCATCACA GTCCTGGAGCAACACCCAGACGGGCGATGGAAGGGCTGTATCCATGACAACCGCACAGGAAATGACAGAGTGGGCTACTTCCCCTCCAGCTTGGTGGAGGTGATCAGCAAGAGGGCAG GGGGAGACCGCAGCAGCGGGGGGAGCACGTCCAGCACGGCCAGCGTGCGCTCGTCGGCCAGCGGGCAGAGCGCGCACGTGCTTCACGCGCAGGCCGAAGGAGTCAAG CTCTTGGCCACCGTGCTGTCCCAGTCTGCCAAGGCCAAAGAGCACCTGCTGGAGCAGTCCAAGTCTGTGGAGCAGTCAACAG GTTCCTCTTCGCGGACCCAGAGCTCATCCAGCTGTCCGTTCCACGAGCAATCGTacggggaggcggggccagcgAGGAAGGGGGAGGTCCCCCCTGAAGGGAAG GATATAACAGCCCCTGCAGTGACCAAGCCTAGCCACCGCAAGAAGATGACATCCGAGATGAACAAACTGAGCATGACAGAGGGACTACCTGACCACAAGCCT gGCAGCCTGGCAGAGTGGctgtctctgattggtctgAGTCAGTACTACCAGGTTCTCATCCACAACGGCTACGAGAACATCGATTTCATCACTGACATCACTTGGGATGACCTGCAGGAGATTGGCATCACTAAACTGG GTCACCAGAAGAAGCTGATGATGGCGGTGAAGAAGCTGGCGGAGCTGCAGAAGGGGTCGGAGGGGCGAGCCGTGCAGCGCAGGAAGCCGTCCCAGTCCTCCGAGGGGCCGGATGCCCCGGCCCACGACGGGGCTGAGTGCATGTCGCCCAAACTGAGCTCCTTCCAGGACAGCGAGCTGAGCGGGGAGCTGCAGGCCGCTCTGTCTGGGGCTGCCCAGGAAGGGGCGGAGCCccagtgggggcggggccctcAGGAGAACAGCCTGGGCAAGAGGCGGGACtcggaggaggggggcggggcccccaGGAAGGAGGCTCGGGTGGCGCGGCAGAGCAGCCAGGCCCAGGGGATGCAGAGGCCTAATGCCCCgccctctgcccctcccacacTTAGCAAAACCCGCCAGGCGGCACCGTCCTACACCCCCCCGCAGACCCCCACCAAAACCAAGCCCTCCTCCCCACAGACCACAGCGCCTCCTCAGGCTGCTGGGAAGATGAAGTCCGCACAGCACCTGCCCCAGGCCGAGCGGGTCCCCTCCGCTCGCCCTCCCCCCCAGTCGCCAACTCACaaaagccacgcccacagcgtGACACAAACCCCCGAGGGCGAGGACAGCCCCGCCTCAGGCCCCGCCCCGAGCCCCCCGGTCTCCGTGCCCCTGCTCTGCCTGCCcccggagggggaggagccacagggGGACCAGGGCACCCCCAAAAAGAGGGCCCACAGCCTGGTCCGGTACGCGGTGTCGGACGGCGAGCAGGACCGGGAGGAGCCAGCGCCGACCGACGCGGGGAAGCAAGGCACTGTGCCGAACCGCATGGGCCGCAGCAACTCCGTCCGCGGCCAATCGGAGAAGAGCGCGAGCCGCGCCCAGGCCATCGCCCTCAGGCAGAGGAAGAAGggtccgccccctcccccgcccaaACGCTCCAGCTCTGCCATCTCCAGCCCCAACCTGGCGGACCAACCCAAAGAAGAGGTgagggatgggggcggggccggggcagGGGCTCTGCTGGACGTTAGCTACCACCAGCAGCGGCGCGCCAGCGATCTGGGCGGCGCGGTGGACACGGGCAGCGCGGGAAGCGTCAGGAGCATCGCCGCCATGTTGGAGATGTCCTCCATCGGGGGCGGAGTCAAGGCGCTGCAGAAGCCATTGGCCGGTGGTGGGCAGCACTACCTGCAG GGCAGTCCTGAGCGTGCTCGTGGGGGGGTCCCCCACGGGGGAGGGAAACACCGCGAGGGCGTCGGTCTGGACGGCGAGGTGGTGAACCGCCGCAGGACCATCAGCGGCCCGGTAACCGAGCTGGTGGCGGCGGCCCGGCGGGACCGGTTGCCCCAGGACACAGCGTCGGGACCCCCACAGGGCGGGACGCCGACCGGGCCCGGCGCCGGGCCGCCCGAGAACCCGCCCTCCGCCGAGGACGCACACCTGTCCATCAAgccaggagagggggaggggccgggggacGGCCCCCCCGACAGCGCGCACGCCCTCCCGCAGGATGAGCTGTCCCGCATGGACGCCACGGCGACGCTCAAGCGGAGGCCGCGGTCCCGGCACCAGCAGGACGGGGTCAAGTTCCAGCTCACCGAGTCCAGCACCGTCAAGCGCCGGCCCAAGAGCCGGGAGAAGGACCCGGAGCCGCCGCTCGACGCCCAGCTGCTGGCGCCCTACCAGAACGGCACCGAGACCGGCACCATAAAGAGACGGCCCGCGTCCGACACAGGCGGCGCGGAGCAGCCCCAGGGCGACGGGGACGGCGCCCCCCGAAGGGACAGCGCCGAGTTGGGGCCCCCGGGTGGCCAGTCCACGCCCCGCAAACCGGCCAAGCCCCCCGTGTCTCCGAAGCCCGTCCTGGCACAGCACATGAGGAAACCCGGCCCAGCCACGGCTCCCCCAGGGCCGGGGGGCCCCGACAGCCTGGGCTCTG agGGGAAGCGAGTCCCCCCCGCCGTGTCACCCaaacccactcccccccccactgcgcCGAAGCCAGCCAAAGTGCAGGGTGTCCTGCAGCCtgtcggccccgcccctcacccctccccctccccagccaaGCAGCCCAGTGGCCCGGTCGCCACCACGCCCCCTCCCGTGTCTGCCAGCCCCCCCAAGCCCCTGAGCCCCCCAGCGCAGAGCCCGCAAACGCCCCTCACCCCTCAGACCCCCCTgactccccacacccccagccccacaccccccccagtcAAACCCCCACGCTCCTCCATCAGTGGGACCTCCATCGACAGTGGCAGCACCACCGACACCGCCcagcagaagctggaggagaCCAGCGCCTCCCTGGCTGCCGCGCTGCAGGCTGTGGAGGAAAAGATTAAACAGGacaacag CTCGGTGGCGCAGGACAAGACCACCGTCAGCATCCTGGACGACATCGGCAGCATGTTCGACGACCTGGCGGACCAGCTGGACGCCATGCTGGAGTGA